Proteins encoded together in one Meles meles chromosome 7, mMelMel3.1 paternal haplotype, whole genome shotgun sequence window:
- the RPL3 gene encoding 60S ribosomal protein L3, translating to MSHRKFSAPRHGSLGFLPRKRSSRHRGKVKSFPKDDSSKPVHLTAFLGYKAGMTHIVREVDRPGSKVNKKEVVEAVTIVETPPMVVVGIVGYVETPRGLRTFKTIFAEHISDECKRRFYKNWHKSKKKAFTKYCKKWQDDDGKKQLEKDFNSMKKYCQVIRVIAHTQMRLLPLRQKKAHLMEIQVNGGTVAEKLDWARERLEQQVPVNQVFGQDEMIDVIGVTKGKGYKGVTSRWHTKKLPRKTHRGLRKVACIGAWHPARVAFSVARAGQKGYHHRTEINKKIYKIGQGYLIKDGKLIKNNASTDYDLSDKSINPLGGFVHYGEVTNDFVMLKGCVVGTKKRVLTLRKSLLVQTKRRALEKIDLKFIDTTSKFGHGRFQTVEEKKAFMGPLKKDRIAKEEGA from the exons ATG TCTCACAGGAAATTCTCCGCTCCCAGGCACGGGTCCCTGGGGTTCTTGCCTCGGAAACGCAGCAGCCGGCACCGTGGGAAGGTGAAGAGCTTCCCCAAGGATGACTCTTCCAAGCCTGTCCATCTCACAGCCTTCCTGGGCTACAAGGCCGGCATGACTCACATCGTGCGGGAGGTGGACAGGCCAGGATCCA AGGTGAACAAGAAGGAAGTTGTGGAGGCTGTGACCATTGTGGAGACACCACCCATGGTGGTTGTGGGCATCGTGGGCTACGTGGAAACCCCTCGAGGCCTCCGTACCTTTAAGACCATCTTTGCTGAGCACATCAGTGATGAATGCAAAAGGCGCTTCTATAAGAACTG GCATAAGTCTAAGAAGAAGGCCTTCACCAAGTACTGCAAGAAGTGGCAGGATGATGATGGCAAAAAGCAACTGGAGAAGGACTTCAACAGCATGAAGAAGTACTGCCAGGTGATCCGGGTCATCGCCCACACCCAG ATGCGCCTGCTTCCTCTGCGCCAGAAGAAGGCCCACCTCATGGAGATCCAGGTGAACGGAGGCACGGTGGCTGAGAAGCTGGACTGGGCCCGAGAGAGGCTGGAGCAGCAGGTGCCTGTGAACCAAGTGTTCGGGCAGGACGAGATGATCGATGTCATTGGGGTCACCAAGGGCAAAGGCTACAAAG GCGTCACCAGCCGCTGGCACACCAAGAAGCTACCCCGCAAAACCCATCGGGGCTTGCGCAAGGTTGCGTGTATCGGGGCTTGGCATCCTGCCCGCGTGGCCTTCTCTGTGGCTCGGGCTGGGCAGAAAGGCTACCATCACCGCACGGAGATCAACAAGAAG ATCTATAAGATCGGCCAGGGCTACCTCATCAAGGATGGCAAGCTGATCAAGAACAATGCCTCCACCGACTACGATCTGTCTGACAAGAGCATCAACCCCCTG GGTGGTTTTGTCCACTATGGTGAAGTGACCAATGACTTTGTCATGCTGAAAGGCTGTGTGGTTGGAACCAAGAAGCGAGTGCTTACGCTCCGCAAG TCCTTGCTGGTGCAGACCAAACGGCGGGCCCTGGAGAAGATTGACCTTAAGTTCATCGACACCACCTCCAAGTTTGGCCATGGCCGATTCCAGACGGTGGAGGAGAAGAAAGCGTTCATG GGACCACTTAAGAAAGACCGAATTGCGAAGGAAGAAGGAGCGTAA